From Enoplosus armatus isolate fEnoArm2 chromosome 23, fEnoArm2.hap1, whole genome shotgun sequence, a single genomic window includes:
- the LOC139306207 gene encoding LOW QUALITY PROTEIN: RPA-related protein RADX (The sequence of the model RefSeq protein was modified relative to this genomic sequence to represent the inferred CDS: inserted 2 bases in 1 codon): MHRTVIVWXVSNMAATGCVFHRTLTRSRPGPNKASVSSPAACREFLYVVDLQRYTRDQGSSVYFPQAVLNGDDLYDVTLTDGDCRLRVTLDPGLNRLVERNVLQPGSVLRNATFTPAMTAQLPECPGASGERDSYRLVSVEVQDGAPGDDEEGGGRRVDVDWDSLPWFGSPEPAGPLVPLRANRSVFLPLWNNVDHSGEVWRETPPTEEEEEDEEEEEEEAWRPAVTVSELRDSFLSGRRGVARGVQLIVRIINKSHLMYYGRTDRNCDCPYKAVLEVCDQTGRVCVVLWNSVCVSWYRCLKPGDIISLRRYRVKQHYQAEPDDIEISVNSRNPAARISVLPESSVSPECLPPAPTYSFYNSKELLDRPHGVVCDVIGLQTFSGRPERIRSKDGRGAEFLEYRWLRLEDGTSNQPIMVKLFSTSQPESHHKLHPLSVVVCTRLKLIKAADRTDVGFYLTNTAYTQVYCTGLGHHSEMSYRKLRPVRQFLQWLRGQDDGQVLSRALIGGFFIYPPPPVSLETYMKERRGEPGFLRGAELRREVGRLCYRERRTFCIQATVTMVTHSRRGEEERCLFWTDRASSLSPSSTSSSSPRLSKSSPHPSPSPSLSSSSLFPPPSTPRSFRPPLSSSSSFSPTSPSSAVSQLTPRPLDLRAGRSCKRKQLLQAHRHVSLYVDVELQRHPWVTLQPEQNDTTVVLFGASMEFLENTNAVEDDDVGDDEDTSSFVTAPLLPAFQPVAMETMPMRFDHAHREEQAGAVAMGGRTFTAVTFDSALEDYYTLRLRALSDGVLLDAYFLPHSSSSSSSPPLLHHSNTWTSILSHGAFSSHTPPPSPADLIGMAAQFANQRLVCVLEACHLGGATTELILSRAFHLTD; this comes from the exons atgcaccgCACTGTTATTGTTTG GGTGTCCAACATGGCGGCTACTGGCTGCGTCTTCCACAGAACCCTGACCCGGTCCAGACCCGGTCCAAACAAG GCGTCCGTGTCCTCTCCTGCCGCCTGCAGGGAGTTCCTGTATGTGGTGGACCTGCAGCGGTACACCAGAGACCAGGGATCCTCTGTCTACTTCCCCCAGGCTGTCCTCAACG GTGACGACCTCTATGACGTCACACTGACAGACGGGGATTGCAGGCTTCGTGTGACTCTGGATCCTGGTCTGAACCGGCTGGTGGAGAGAAACGTCCTGCAGCCTGGGTCAGTGCTACGTAACGCCACCTTCACGCCCGCCATGACCGCTCAGCTCCCAGAATGCCCTGGGgcctctggagagagagacag CTACAGACTGGTGAGTGTGGAGGTCCAAGATGGAGCTCCAGGTGACGATGAGGAAGGTGGAGGCAGGAGGGTCGATGTGGACTGGGACTCTCTGCCCTGGTTTGGATCGCCAGAACCTGCAG GTCCTCTGGTTCCTCTGAGAGCCAATAGGAGCGTGTTTCTCCCACTGTGGAACAATGTGGACCACAGTGGGGAGGTGTGGAGGGAGACTCCGCccactgaggaagaggaggaggatgaagaagaagaggaggaggagg cgTGGCGTCCTGCTGTGACGGTGTCGGAGCTGCGTGACTCCTTCCTGTCCGGTCGCCGGGGCGTTGCCAGGGGCGTCCAGCTGATCGTACGCATCATCAACAAGTCACACCTGATGTATTATGGGAGAACAGACCGGAACTGTGACTGTCCTTATAAG gcgGTGTTGGAGGTGTGTGACCAGacaggacgtgtgtgtgtggtgttgtggaacagtgtgtgtgtcagctggtaTCGCTGTCTGAAGcctggtgacatcatcagcctGAGACGCTATAGAGTCAAACAGCATTACCAGGCTGAGCCAGATGAcatag AGATCAGCGTGAACAGCAGAAATCCTGCCGCTCGTATCTCTGTTCTCCCAGAATCCTCTGTTTCACCTGAGTGTCTACCACCTGCACCTACCTACAGCTTCTacaacag taaGGAGCTCCTGGACCGTCCTCATGGCGTTGTGTGTGATGTCATCGGCCTGCAGACGTTCTCAGGACGACCAGAGCGAATCAGGAGCAAGG ATGGCAGAGGGGCGGAGTTTTTGGAGTATCGCTGGCTGCGATTGGAGGACGGGACTAGCAATCAGCCAATCATGGTGAAGCTCTTCTCCACATCTCAACCTGAATCCCACCACAAGCTCCACCcat tgtcaGTGGTTGTTTGTACCAGACTGAAGTTGATCAAAGCTGCAGATCGGACAGATGTCGGCTTCTACCTGACAAACACAGCGTACACACAGGTGTACtgcacag GACTGGGCCACCACTCAGAGATGAGTTACCGTAAGCTCCGGCCGGTGCGACAGTTCCTCCAGTGGTTGAGGGGCCAGGATGACGGACAGGTGCTGAGCAGGGCTCTGATTGGAGGGTTCTTCATCTACCCGCCTCCTCCCGTCTCCTTGGAAACGTacatgaaagagaggagag GTGAGCCGGGCTTCCTGCGAGGGGCAGAGCTTCGGAGGGAGGTGGGAAGGCTCTGTTACCGGGAGCGACGCACCTTCTGTATCCAGGCAACTGTCACCATGGTTACGCACAGCCGCAGAGGAGAG GAGGAGCGGTGTTTGTTTTGGACAGACCGagcttcatctctctccccctcctccacctcctcatcctcccctcgCCTCTCTAAATCCTCCCCTCACccatctccctccccctctctctcttcctcctctctcttccctcccccctccacccctcgCTCATTCagacctcctctctcctcctcttcctctttctctccaacGTCTCCCTCCTCAGCCGTCAGTCAGCTGACGCCCCGTCCTCTGGACCTCAGAGCCGG gaGGTCGTGTAAGaggaagcagctgctgcag gcgcaccggcacgtttccctctacgtcgacgtagagctgcaaag acATCCGTGGGTCACATTACAACCAGAGCAGAACGACACCACAG ttGTTCTGTTTGGAGCCTCCATGGAGTTTCTGGAGAACACAAACGCTGTAGAAGACGACGATGTCGGTGATGATGAAGACACCTCGTCCTTTGTCACCGcacccctcctccctgccttccAGCCGGTCGCCATGGAGACGATGCCGATGCGTTTTGACCATGCCCACAGGGAGGAGCAAGCGGGCGCCGTGGCGATGGGGGGGAGGACGTTCACCGCCGTGACGTTTGACTCCGCCCTCGAGGACTACTACACACTGAGGCTGAGAG ctctgtcagaCGGTGTGCTGCTGGACGCCTacttcctccctcactcctcctcttcctcctcctctcctcccctcctccatcactccaaCACCTGGACCTCCATCTTATCACATGGAGccttctcctcacacacacctccaccttcaccag CCGACCTCATCGGCATGGCGGCCCAGTTTGCCAATCAGAGGCTGGTGTGTGTCCTGGAGGCGTGTCACCTGGGCGGAGCCACAACTGAACTCATCCTGAGCCGAGCGTTTCACCTGAcagactga
- the ift46 gene encoding intraflagellar transport protein 46 homolog isoform X3 gives MERADRGKDTRLLRNQPYDESLEVVDSEEVASVYSPTPRKTRRSRKGRGLMSANSSSDEFDEDHKPQRANEPTGGQPGVSLHEEEEEEEEEEDDDSDEEDSDDDDEPGEAPEGVYDPADYANLPVSTEIKELFQYITRYTPQSIELEHSLKPFIPDFIPAVGDIDAFLKVPRPDGKADNLGLLVLDEPSVKQSDPTVLSLWLSEESKQHGATELKKVTSVASPQANPRAVDSWVESIGALHRSKPPASVQYGRPMPDIDSLMQEWPAELEELLGRLQLPPARLHCSLAQYTDAICGLLDIPVYSSRIQSLHLLFCLYLEFRDSQHFTRRA, from the exons ATGGAGCGGGCTGACCGGGGCAAAGACACCAGACTGCTGAGGAACCAGCCGTACGACGAGAGCCTGGAGGTGGTCGACTCCGAGGAGGTAGCGAGCGTCTACAGCCCGACTCCCCGCA agaccaggaggagcaggaaggggCGTGGCTTGATGTcggccaacagcagcagcgacGAGTTTGATGAAGACCACAAGCCTCAGAGGGCCAACGAGCCCACCGGTGGGCAGCCCGGGGTCAGTCtgcatgaggaggaggaggaggaggaggaggaggaggacgacgactCCGATGAAGAGGACTCTGACGATGATGACGAGCCCGGCGAGGCTCCAGAGGGGGTGTACGACCCAGCAGACTACGCCAACCTGCCCGTCAGCACTGAGATCAAAGAGCTATTCCAGTACATCACAcg CTACACCCCTCAGTCCATAGAGCTGGAGCACAGCCTGAAGCCGTTCATCCCAGACTTTATCCCGGCTGTGGGAGACATCGACGCCTTCCTGAAG GTGCCGAGGCCGGACGGTAAAGCGGACAATCTGGGTCTGCTGGTCCTGGACGAGCCCAGTGTGAAACAGTCGGACCCCACAGTGCTGTCGCTGTGGCTGTCAGAGGAGAGCAAACAGCACGGAGCCACCGAG ctgAAGAAGGTGACGAGTGTTGCCAGTCCTCAAGCCAACCCCCGGGCGGTGGACAGCTGGGTGGAGAGTATCGGCGCTCTGCACCGCTCCAAACCTCCGGCCAGCGTTCAGTACGGCCGTCCGATGCCGGACATCGACAGCCTGATGCAGGAGTGGCCGGccgagctggaggagctgctgggcCGCCTGCAGCTGCCCCCCGCCCGCCTGCACTGCAGCCTGGCCCAGTACACCGACGCCATCTGCGGCCTGCTGGACATCCCcgtttacagcagcaggatccAGTCTCTGCACCTTCTGTTCTGCCTCTACCTGGAGTTCAGAGACTCGCAGCACTTCACACGCAGAGCTTAG
- the ift46 gene encoding intraflagellar transport protein 46 homolog isoform X2 encodes MERADRGKDTRLLRNQPYDESLEVVDSEEVASVYSPTPRSQRQTRRSRKGRGLMSANSSSDEFDEDHKPQRANEPTGGQPGVSLHEEEEEEEEEEDDDSDEEDSDDDDEPGEAPEGVYDPADYANLPVSTEIKELFQYITRYTPQSIELEHSLKPFIPDFIPAVGDIDAFLKVPRPDGKADNLGLLVLDEPSVKQSDPTVLSLWLSEESKQHGATELKKVTSVASPQANPRAVDSWVESIGALHRSKPPASVQYGRPMPDIDSLMQEWPAELEELLGRLQLPPARLHCSLAQYTDAICGLLDIPVYSSRIQSLHLLFCLYLEFRDSQHFTRRA; translated from the exons ATGGAGCGGGCTGACCGGGGCAAAGACACCAGACTGCTGAGGAACCAGCCGTACGACGAGAGCCTGGAGGTGGTCGACTCCGAGGAGGTAGCGAGCGTCTACAGCCCGACTCCCCGCAGCCAGAGACAG accaggaggagcaggaaggggCGTGGCTTGATGTcggccaacagcagcagcgacGAGTTTGATGAAGACCACAAGCCTCAGAGGGCCAACGAGCCCACCGGTGGGCAGCCCGGGGTCAGTCtgcatgaggaggaggaggaggaggaggaggaggaggacgacgactCCGATGAAGAGGACTCTGACGATGATGACGAGCCCGGCGAGGCTCCAGAGGGGGTGTACGACCCAGCAGACTACGCCAACCTGCCCGTCAGCACTGAGATCAAAGAGCTATTCCAGTACATCACAcg CTACACCCCTCAGTCCATAGAGCTGGAGCACAGCCTGAAGCCGTTCATCCCAGACTTTATCCCGGCTGTGGGAGACATCGACGCCTTCCTGAAG GTGCCGAGGCCGGACGGTAAAGCGGACAATCTGGGTCTGCTGGTCCTGGACGAGCCCAGTGTGAAACAGTCGGACCCCACAGTGCTGTCGCTGTGGCTGTCAGAGGAGAGCAAACAGCACGGAGCCACCGAG ctgAAGAAGGTGACGAGTGTTGCCAGTCCTCAAGCCAACCCCCGGGCGGTGGACAGCTGGGTGGAGAGTATCGGCGCTCTGCACCGCTCCAAACCTCCGGCCAGCGTTCAGTACGGCCGTCCGATGCCGGACATCGACAGCCTGATGCAGGAGTGGCCGGccgagctggaggagctgctgggcCGCCTGCAGCTGCCCCCCGCCCGCCTGCACTGCAGCCTGGCCCAGTACACCGACGCCATCTGCGGCCTGCTGGACATCCCcgtttacagcagcaggatccAGTCTCTGCACCTTCTGTTCTGCCTCTACCTGGAGTTCAGAGACTCGCAGCACTTCACACGCAGAGCTTAG
- the ift46 gene encoding intraflagellar transport protein 46 homolog isoform X1, protein MERADRGKDTRLLRNQPYDESLEVVDSEEVASVYSPTPRSQRQSETRRSRKGRGLMSANSSSDEFDEDHKPQRANEPTGGQPGVSLHEEEEEEEEEEDDDSDEEDSDDDDEPGEAPEGVYDPADYANLPVSTEIKELFQYITRYTPQSIELEHSLKPFIPDFIPAVGDIDAFLKVPRPDGKADNLGLLVLDEPSVKQSDPTVLSLWLSEESKQHGATELKKVTSVASPQANPRAVDSWVESIGALHRSKPPASVQYGRPMPDIDSLMQEWPAELEELLGRLQLPPARLHCSLAQYTDAICGLLDIPVYSSRIQSLHLLFCLYLEFRDSQHFTRRA, encoded by the exons ATGGAGCGGGCTGACCGGGGCAAAGACACCAGACTGCTGAGGAACCAGCCGTACGACGAGAGCCTGGAGGTGGTCGACTCCGAGGAGGTAGCGAGCGTCTACAGCCCGACTCCCCGCAGCCAGAGACAG tcagagaccaggaggagcaggaaggggCGTGGCTTGATGTcggccaacagcagcagcgacGAGTTTGATGAAGACCACAAGCCTCAGAGGGCCAACGAGCCCACCGGTGGGCAGCCCGGGGTCAGTCtgcatgaggaggaggaggaggaggaggaggaggaggacgacgactCCGATGAAGAGGACTCTGACGATGATGACGAGCCCGGCGAGGCTCCAGAGGGGGTGTACGACCCAGCAGACTACGCCAACCTGCCCGTCAGCACTGAGATCAAAGAGCTATTCCAGTACATCACAcg CTACACCCCTCAGTCCATAGAGCTGGAGCACAGCCTGAAGCCGTTCATCCCAGACTTTATCCCGGCTGTGGGAGACATCGACGCCTTCCTGAAG GTGCCGAGGCCGGACGGTAAAGCGGACAATCTGGGTCTGCTGGTCCTGGACGAGCCCAGTGTGAAACAGTCGGACCCCACAGTGCTGTCGCTGTGGCTGTCAGAGGAGAGCAAACAGCACGGAGCCACCGAG ctgAAGAAGGTGACGAGTGTTGCCAGTCCTCAAGCCAACCCCCGGGCGGTGGACAGCTGGGTGGAGAGTATCGGCGCTCTGCACCGCTCCAAACCTCCGGCCAGCGTTCAGTACGGCCGTCCGATGCCGGACATCGACAGCCTGATGCAGGAGTGGCCGGccgagctggaggagctgctgggcCGCCTGCAGCTGCCCCCCGCCCGCCTGCACTGCAGCCTGGCCCAGTACACCGACGCCATCTGCGGCCTGCTGGACATCCCcgtttacagcagcaggatccAGTCTCTGCACCTTCTGTTCTGCCTCTACCTGGAGTTCAGAGACTCGCAGCACTTCACACGCAGAGCTTAG
- the LOC139305551 gene encoding serrate RNA effector molecule homolog, with translation MGDSDDEFDRRRRDKFRRERSDMERSREREERRRDDWPDRDWDRGRERRRDYDRGRRERFSPPRHISPQHKRMRRDWDDHRGEPYRYDLPYGGGGAPFPGAGPQGWHPDLPHLHPHHGVHPLQGRLGMVDPDLPPPGPPTMRSFKEFLLNMEDSVDETESVKRYNQYKLDFRRQQLQDFFLQHKDQEWFRSKYHPNDITARKAESLAALKTRLGVFLFLLDNNWLENVLLDMDHAPAIIKLLDAAVIKMEGGTDLDLQVLEAPTAPAVAGGEASSSSGGAGAGGGGGEKSQGDLSGRNVSAKAGSESTGSRTQETSSGETGEIKDSDKDCDEEAKQNGEKEKEKEEEEEEEEEEEEEEKKDDDEEEEEKTTKKGRKRKRSVSADSGEGSASDSDSSHSDAEKEEDEEKEEEEEDGEDECRKERGKEREKEAPAKPRPLHLTTSLFIRSIPPEVSKEEITALCRRYLGFLRVALSDPQPERRFFRRCWVTFDRSVNIKETCWNLQNIRLRDCELSPVVNRDLCRRVRSVNGLTHHKPVVRNDIRLSARLVHSLDQRGELWAGQMETNPVLKNITDYLIEEVSAEEEELTGASGGNSDDTGDAKDPASSSEFTVETDDKLLKVLDRLLLYLRLVHSVDYYNFCEYPAEDEMPHRCGLIHVRGPPPVAKITVAEVSEHQRMCEERLAPLLSPSETLSEEDAARLGKKEPEQEVEKFLSANAQELSKDKWLCPLSGKKFKAPEFVRKHILNKHGDKVSAVRQEVVFFNNFLLDAKRPALPENKPLPPPAQAAPPGMPGFPGQSPQQQSLLGYPPGVRPPMPGFPGGGPPYPPNQFGAGRGNYDNFRGHLGGGGGGGGGAGFPGKQRNNRGVRGDPRSIIEYRDLDAPDDLDFF, from the exons ATGGGAGACAGCGATGATGAGTTCGACAGGAGGAGGCGGGACAAGttcaggagagagaggagcgacATGGAGCgttcaagagagagagaggagaggaggagggacgaCTGGCCCGACAG ggactGGGATCgcggcagagagaggaggagggattaCGACCGGGGTCGTAGAGAGAGATTCTCTCCCCCCCGACACATCAGCCCTCAGCACAAACGCATGAGGAGAGActg GGACGACCATAGGGGGGAGCCGTACCGCTATGACCTGCCGTATGGAGGAGGCGGGGCTCCATTTCCAGGGGCGGGGCCTCAGGGCTGGCACCCCGACCTCCCCCACCTTCATCCACACCATGGAGTTCACCCCCTGCAGGGCAG GTTGGGGATGGTGGATCCAGATCTccctcctcctggtcctcccACTATGAGGAGCTTTAAG gagtTTCTGTTGAATATGGAGGACAGCGTGGATGAGACGGAGTCTGTGAAGCGCTACAATCAGTACAAACTGGACTTCAGacgacagcagctgcaggacttCTTCCTCCAACACAAAGACCAGGAGTGGTTTCGCTCCAAATACCACCCCAATGACATCACGGCGAGGAAGGCGGAGTCTCTGGCCGCCCTCAAAACCCGGCTGGGCGTCTTCCTTTTCCTGCTGGACAACAACTGGCTGGAGAACGTGTTGCTGGACATGGACCACGCCCCCGCCATCATCAAACTACTGGACGcag CGGTAATAAAGATGGAGGGGGGTACGGACCTTGACCTGCAGGTCCTGGAGGCACCGACTGCCCCCGCAGTGGCCGGTGGGGAggcgagcagcagcagtggtggtgcAGGTGCaggtggtgggggaggagagaagagtcAGGGAGATCTCAGCGGGAGAAATGTGAGCGCCAAGGCGGGCTCAGAGTCGACGGGGAGTCGGACACAGGAGACGAGCAGCGGAGAGACGGGCGAGATAAAAGACTCTGATAAG GACTGTGACGAGGAAGCCAAGCAGAacggagagaaggagaaggagaaggaggaagaagaggaggaggaggaggaggaggaggaggaggagaagaaggatgatgacgaggaggaggaagagaagacgACTAAGAAA GGCAGGAAGAGGAAACGCAGCGTGTCAGCTGACAGCGGCGAGGGCAGCGCCTCAGACTCAGACTCCTCCCACTCTGAcgcagagaaggaggaagacgaggagaaggaggaagaggaggaagacggagaGGACG agtgtcgCAAAGAgcgagggaaggagagagagaaggaggctcCAGcgaagccccgccccctccaccTCACCACGTCCTTGTTCATCAGGAGCATCCCGCCAGAGGTGTCCAAGGAGGAGATCACTGCT TTGTGTCGCAGGTACCTGGGTTTCCTGCGGGTGGCGCTGTCGGACCCTCAGcctgagaggag gtTCTTCAGGCGGTGCTGGGTGACGTTTGACCGCAGTGTGAACATAAAGGAGACGTGCTGGAACCTGCAGAACATcagg CTCAGAGACTGTGAACTGTCCCCGGTGGTCAACAGAGATCTGTGTCGACGCGTTCGCTCCGTTAATGGTCTGACTCACCACAAACCGGTGGTGAGGAACGACATCCGCCTGTCGGCCCGACTCGTCCACAGTCTGGACCAGAGGGGGGAGCTGTGGGCCGGACAG atggaAACCAACCCTGTCCTGAAGAACATCACAGATTACCTGATCGAGGAGGTGAgcgctgaggaggaggagctgacagGTGCCTCAGGGGGCAACAGTGACGATACAGGTGATGCCAAAgaccccgcctcctcctctgagtTTACCGTGGAGACGGACGACAAACTGCTGAAG gtgctgGACAGACTGCTGCTCTACCTGCGTCTGGTCCACTCAGTAGATTATTATAACTTCTGTGAGTATCCTGCGGAGGACGAGATGCCTCATCGCTGTGGGCTGATCCACGTACGAGGACCCCCGCCTGTAGCCAAGATCACTGTAGCcgagg TGAGTGAACATCAGAGGATGTGTGAGGAGCGTCTggctcctctcctttctccttcagAGACCCTGAGTGAAGAAGACGCTGCCAGGCTGGGAAAGAAGGAGCCGGAGCAAGAG gtggagaAGTTCCTGTCAGCCAACGCTCAGGAGCTCAGTAAAGACAAGTGGCTCTGTCCTCTGAGCGGGAAAAAGTTCAAG GCTCCAGAGTTTGTGCGTAAACACATCCTGAACAAACACGGAGACAAGGTGTCGGCCGTCAGACAGGAGGTCGTGTTCTTCAACAACTTCTTGCTGGACGCCAAGAGACCCGCTCTACCTGAGAACAAGCCCCTCCCACCGCCAGCACAAg CCGCTCCCCCTGGTATGCCAGGATTTCCTGGTCAGTCACCACAGCAGCAAAGCCTTCTGGGATATCCACCTGGAGTCAGACCTCCCATGCCCGGCTTCCCTG gcgGCGGACCTCCCTACCCCCCCAACCAGTTTGGGGCAGGGCGCGGTAACTATGACAACTTCAGAGGTCatttaggaggaggaggaggaggaggaggaggagcagggttTCCTGGGAAACAGCGAAACAACAG ggGTGTGCGAGGGGACCCCCGGTCCATCATCGAGTACAGAGACCTGGACGCTCCCGACGACCTCGACTTCTTTTAA